A region from the Natronomonas salsuginis genome encodes:
- a CDS encoding inositol monophosphatase family protein gives MDTGTRADTALRAAEAGAELAAESFRGELVVETKSQKTDVVTQADRDAQTRVTEALREAFPGEPIVGEEDETPNTVPDDGPGWIIDPIDGTTNFVRGIQVWTTSVAATVDGEPVAGATVCPSLGDTFVLDSGTAFRNGERISVSDRTDPEAFVVVPTLWWEFDRREEYAATCRGIVECFGDMRRFGSAQTELALCASGAVDAVVTNVRGHPWDTVTGVGLIEAAGGTVTDVHGEPWRHDSRGLVASNGAAHDVVLDAVSQAETVAR, from the coding sequence CGGGGCGGAACTCGCGGCCGAATCGTTCAGGGGAGAGCTCGTCGTCGAAACGAAATCACAGAAGACGGACGTCGTGACGCAGGCCGATCGGGACGCCCAGACGCGCGTTACGGAGGCGCTTCGCGAGGCGTTCCCCGGCGAGCCGATCGTCGGCGAGGAGGACGAGACGCCGAACACGGTCCCGGACGACGGGCCGGGGTGGATCATCGACCCAATCGACGGGACGACGAACTTCGTCCGCGGGATCCAGGTGTGGACGACGAGCGTCGCGGCCACGGTCGACGGCGAACCGGTCGCCGGGGCGACCGTCTGTCCCTCGCTTGGCGACACGTTCGTGCTCGATTCGGGAACGGCGTTCCGCAACGGAGAACGGATCTCGGTCAGCGATCGAACCGATCCGGAGGCGTTCGTCGTCGTCCCGACGCTCTGGTGGGAGTTCGACCGGCGCGAGGAGTACGCGGCCACCTGCCGCGGGATCGTCGAGTGCTTCGGGGACATGCGGCGGTTCGGCTCCGCACAGACCGAACTCGCGCTGTGTGCAAGCGGTGCCGTCGACGCCGTCGTGACGAACGTTCGTGGGCATCCGTGGGATACGGTCACCGGGGTCGGTCTGATCGAGGCGGCGGGTGGTACCGTAACCGACGTGCACGGCGAGCCGTGGCGACACGACAGCCGAGGACTCGTCGCCTCGAACGGGGCGGCACACGACGTCGTCCTCGACGCCGTTTCCCAAGCCGAGACGGTCGCACGATAG